The Deltaproteobacteria bacterium genomic interval CGAGCTCGAGCGGGTGGCGGGCCTTTCGGCCGAGCAGGCCAAGGCGGAGATCGTGGAGCTGGTCGCGGAAGACGCCAGGATGGAAGCCGGCAAAAAGCTCCGCGTCATGGACGAGGAGTTCAAGGAGGAGGCCACGCAGAAGGCCCGGAAGATGATCTCCCTGGCCGTCCAGCGGTACGCGGCGGACTACGTCGCCGAGCACGTCGTGAGCGCGGTGCCGCTGCCGTCCGAGGAGATGAAGGGGCGGATCATCGGCCGCGAGGGGCGGAATATCCGCGCCTTCGAAGCGGCCACCGGGATCGACGTCATCATCGACGACACCCCCGAGGCGGTCATCCTGTCCGGTTTCAATCCGGTCCGCCGGGAGATCGCGAGGATCTCCCTGACCCGCCTTCTTCAGGACGGGAGGATCCACCCGGCCCGGATCGAGGAGACGGTCGAGAAGGTGGCGAAGGAGATGGAGGAGACGATCCGCGAGGCGGGGGAGCAGGCGCTCTTCGACTTGGGGATCCACGGTGTCCACGCGGAACTCGTGAAGCTGATCGGGAGGCTGAAGTACCGGACCTCGTACGGTCAGAACATCTACACCCACTCCCTCGAGGTGGCGTTCCTGTGCGGGATGATCGCCTCGGAGCTTGGGCTGAACGCCAAGATCGCCAAGCGCGCGGGACTGCTCCACGACATCGGGAAGGCGGTCGACCACGAGGTCGAGGGACCGCACGCGTTGATCGGGGCCGACCTGGCCCGGAAATACGGCGAGTCCGCGAAGATCGTCCACGCGATCGGGGCGCACCACGAGGACGAGTCGCCCAAGGACATCCTGCCGATCCTGGTCCAGGCGGCGGACGCCCTCTCCGGCGCCCGGCCGGGGGCGCGTCGCGAGATGCTGGCGAACTACCTCAAGCGTCTGGAGGACCTCGAAGCGATCGCGAAGTCGTTCGCCGGCGTGGAGAAGTCGTACGCCATCCAGGCGGGGCGCGAGATCCGCATCATCGTCGACTACCAGAAGATCGGGGACGACGCGGCGACCCTTCTCGCACGCGACATCGCGAAGAAGATCGAGACGGACCTCTCCTATCCCGGCCAGATTCGCGTCACGGTGATCCGCGAGACCCGCGCGATCGAGTATGCGCGCTAACAGGGAGGGTCCGGCTGCGCCGCCTCGGAGGGGGACTCCGTTCGTGGCTCGCCGTGCGATGAACCTGCACGGCTGCGCTTTACCTCACTGCGCCCCCTCCTGCGGCGGCTCCGCCGGACCTTTCCGTCGCGTGCGCCTTTCGTGCTGTATTTCCGATACGTTGCCGTATTTATGAATTGGGGCACTTAGGGGGTTTTTTTACATGTGGATTTTGTTTTTCGGCGACGTGGTCGGCAAGCCCGGTCGCAAGGCCGTGGCGGAGTTCCTCTCGCGCCTGCGCGGCGTCCGCGACGTCGACCTCGTGATCGCCAACGGAGAGAATGCGGCGAGCGGGATGGGGCTGACGGACTCCGTCGTCCGCGAACTGTTCGAGGCGGGCGTCGACGTGTTGACGGGCGGCAACCACGTGTGGGACAAGAAGGAGGGGATCCCGCTGGTGCGCGCGGGAGAGCGGATCCTCCGGCCGGCGAACTACCCGCCGGGGGTGGACGGTCGCGGGTGGGGCGTTTTCCTCGGTCGCAGCGGCACGCCGTACGCCGTGGTGTCGCTGATCGGTCGTGTCTTCATGGGAAGCTACGACTGCCCGTTCCGCTGGGCCGACGCGGCGCTCCCGGGGATCCGCCGCGAGGCGACCTGCGTGGTGGTCGATTTCCACGCCGAGGCGACCTCCGAGAAGCGGGCGCTCGCCCTGTACCTCGACGGGAGGGTTTCCGCGATCGCGGGAACGCACACGCACGTTCAGACCTCCGACGCCGCGGTCCTGCCGGGCGGCACCGGCTATATCACCGACGCGGGGATGTGCGGCCCCGCCGGGTCGATCATCGGGATGGACCCGAAGACGGTCCTGCGGCGCTTCCTCCTCCAGGTGCCCGTCCGCTTCGATGTCGCTTCGGGTGAGCCGGAGGCGTCGGGCGTGTTCTTCGATCTGGATCCGGAAACGGGCCGCTGCGTCGCGGTGCAGGCGTTCCGGATCTCCGAATCACAAATGAGGAGCAAAGAAGAATGGAAAACATTCTCCAATCCCTGAGGCGAGGCACGGTGGAGGTGATCTCCGGGGAGGAGCTTTCCCGGAAAGTCTCCGCCTCCGCGAGGGAGAAGCGCCCCCTGCGGGTGAAAGCGGGGTTCGACCCCACCGCGCCGGATCTCCACCTCGGGCACACGGTGCTCATCCAGAAGCTCAAGCACTTCCAGGACGCGGGGCACCAGGTCATCTTCCTCATTGGCGACTTCACGGGGATGATCGGCGACCCGTCGGGCAAGTCCGAGACGCGAAAGGCCCTCACCCGTGAGGACGTGGAGCGGAACGCCGTCTCCTACAAGGAGCAGATCTTCAAGATCCTCGACCCGGACCGGACCGAGGTCCGCTTCAACTCCGAGTGGCTTTCGACGCTGCGCATCGAGGAGATGGTGCGGGTCGCCGCGCAGATGACGGTGGCGCGGATGCTCGAGCGGGACGATTTCCGGAAGCGATACGAGGAGCGGCGCCCGATCTCGATCCACGAGTTCCTTTACCCGCTCTTCCAGGGGTACGACTCCGTGGCGCTGCGGGCCGACGTCGAGTTCGGCGGGACGGACCAGAAGTTCAACCTGCTGGTGGGGCGCGACCTGCAGCGCGCGTACGGACAGGAACCGCAGGTGGTGATGACCACGCCGCTGCTGGTGGGGCTGGACGGCGTCAACAAGATGAGCAAGAGCCTCGGGAACTACGTGGGGATCACGGAACCCCCGGAGACGATCTTCGGGAAGATGATGTCGATCTCGGACGAGTTGATGGTCATGTACTACGAGCTGCTCTCCGATATCGGCGTGGCGGAGCTTGCCTTGCTTACGGCGGGGCTGTCCGACGGCTCCCGCCACCCGATGGACGCGAAGATCGCCCTGGCGCGCGAGATCGTCGCGCGCTTCCACGGCGCGGCGGCGGCAAAGGAGGCCGAGGACGGTTTTCGCGGCCGCTTCTCCCGGAAAGAGTTCCCGGACGACGCGCGGCGGGTCGAGCTCGTCGCCGAGGGCGGCGCGTCGGATCTCGCCACGGTGGTGTCCCGCGCCTCCGGGAGCTTCACCTCGAAATCCGCCGCGCGGCGGCTCATCGCGCAGGGTGGAGTGGAAGTGAACGGGGAGCGGGCGACCGATCCGGCCGTTCTTCTCCCGTCTCCCGCGGAGGTCCGGTTGAAGATCGGGAAGAAGGAGTTCGTGATCGTCGCCCTCCGGTGACATTTCCGGGGAAACTCGTTTTTTCCTTGCATCCCTTCGGCGACTCCGGTATATTCCTTTTCCCCCTCGACGGCACGGCTCGCCTTCGAAAAAATTTCCGCGGTTCGGGAAATAACGCTTGACAGCGGGGAGGCGTTTTCGTAGATTGGTAAGTCCGGCTGCGTGGGAGTAATCGGGCCGGGTTCGACAGGATCTTTGAAAACTGAACAGGGAATGCGAGGCGCGAACGGATCTTTTGTTTTGCCCGCTTATCGTAATTAAGTGGAGAGTTTGATCCTGGCTCAGAACGAACGCTGGCGGCGTGCTTAACACATGCAAGTCGAGCGAGAAAGGGGGGGCAACCCCCTGAGTAGAGCGGCGCACGGGTGAGTAACGCGTGGGTAACCTACCCTCAGGCGGGGGATAACCACTCGAAAGGGTGGCTAATACCGCATGAGACCACGGGATCTTCGGATCCTGAGGCTAAAGATCGCACCGGCTTGCCGGTGCTGTCACCAGGGGATGGGCCCGCGTCCGATTAGCTAGTTGGCGAGGTAATGGCTCACCAAGGCTTCGATCGGTAGCTGGTCTGAGAGGATGATCAGCCACACTGGAACTGAAACACGGTCCAGACTCCTACGGGAGGCAGCAGTGAGGAATATTGCGCAATGGGGGAAACCCTGACGCAGCAACGCCGCGTGGGTGAAGAAGGCCTTCGGGTCGTAAAGCCCTTTCGGACGGGACGAACGCTCCGTGGTGACAAGCCTCGGAGTCTGACGGTACCGTAGGAAGAAGCACCGGCTAACTCCGTGCCAGCAGCCGCGGTAATACGGAGGGTGCGAGCGTTGTTCGGAATTACTGGGCGTAAAGCGCGTGTAGGCGGCCTTGCAAGTCAGGCGTGAAAGCCCTCGGCTTAACCGGGGAAGTGCGTCTGAAACTGCTTGGCTTGAGTACGGGAGAGGGAGGCGGAATTCCCAGTGTAGAGGTGAAATTCGTAGATATTGGGAGGAACACCGGTGGCGAAAGCGGCCTCCTGGACCGATACTGACGCTGAGACGCGAAAGCGTGGGGAGCAAACAGGATTAGATACCCTGGTAGTCCACGCGGTAAACGATGGGCACTAGGTGTGGGGGGTATCCACTCCTCCCGTGCCGAAGCTAACGCATTAAGTGCCCCGCCTGGGGAGTACGGCCGCAAGGTTAAAACTCAAAGGAATTGACGGGGGCCCGCACAAGCGGTGGAGCATGTGGTTTAATTCGACGCAACGCGAAGAACCTTACCTGGGCTTGACATCCCTGGAACTCCCTGGAAACAGGGAGGTGCCCTCGAAAGAGGGAGCCAGGAGACAGGTGCTGCATGGCTGTCGTCAGCTCGTGTCGTGAGATGTTGGGTTAAGTCCCGCAACGAGCGCAACCCTTGTCCTTAGTTGCCAGCATTCAGTTGGGCACTCTAAGGAGACTGCCGGTGTTAAACCGGAGGAAGGTGGGGATGACGTCAAGTCCTCATGGCCTTTATGCCCAGGGCTACACACGTGCTACAATGACCGGTACAAAGGGCTGCAATACCGCGAGGTGGAGCGAATCCCAAAAAGCCGGTCCCAGTTCGGATTGGAGTCTGCAACTCGACTCCATGAAGTCGGAATCGCTAGTAATCGCAGATCAGCAGGCTGCGGTGAATACGTTCCCGGGCCTTGTACACACCGCCCGTCACACCACGAAAGCTGGCTGTACCAGAAGCTGCCGGGCTAACCCGCAAGGGAGGCAGGCATCTAAGGTATGGTCAGTGATTGGGGTGAAGTCGTAACAAGGTAGCCGTAGGGGAACCTGCGGCTGGATCACCTCCTTTCTATGGAGCACATGCCGCATGCTTCGGCGTTGCGGCGTATGCATGGTTCGATTCGCGCCTCCTTCCCTGTTCAGTTTTGAACGATCCGCTCCCATGGGCCTATAGCTCAGGTGGTTAGAGCGCACGCCTGATAAGCGTGAGGTCGGTAGTTCAAGTCTACCTAGGCCCACCATCCTTCGCCGAAGAGCGAAGGATGCCCTGCGAAGCTCCGAAGGAGCGGAGCAGGGCCGGTGGGCAGGCTACGGATGGCGAGCCGATGTCGCTCTGACCGGGAAATGTGTTCCGGGGGGTGTAGCTCAGTTGGGAGAGCGCCTGGTTTGCAACCAGGAGGCCATCGGTTCGATCCCGTTCACCTCCACCATCCTTCGCTCGCAGAGCGAAGCAGGGATGAAGTATTTAGATTGGGCGCGAAGCATTGCGCTCCTGCTCTTTGACAACCGATTCCGAATGCGCTGTCCGAAATTCTTTCATGCGTTGAGTAGTGGTCAAGCGAACAAGGGCGCACGGTGGATGCCCTGGCGTCAGGAGGCGATGAAGGACGTGGCAGGCTGCGATAAGCTCCGGTGAGCCGCCTAACAGGCTTTGACCCGGAGATTTCCGAATGGGGAAACCCCCCGCGGCAAACCCGCGGGATCCGTCACTGAATACATAGGTGCCGGAAGCCAACGAGGGGAACTGAAACATCTAAGTACCCTCAGGAAGAGAAAGCAACCGCGATTCCCCTAGTAGTGGCGAGCGAACGGGGATCAGCCTAAACCCGGCTTATGCCAAGCCCGCAAGCGTTGTAGGCCGGGGGTTGCGGGTTCTGTTTGGGCGGATTTGCGGATCCGCCGGGAAGTCAAAAACCGGTACCGTAGTCGAAGCGGCTGGAAAGCCGATCCATAGAGGGTGATAGGCCCGTAGGCGAAACGGCACCGGCTTCCTGGAACAGATACCCAAGTACCGCGGGGCACGAGAAACCCCGCGGGAATCCGGGAGGACCATCTTCCAAGGCTAAATACTACCTGACGACCGATAGTGCACTAGTACCGTGAGGGAAAGGTGAAAAGAACCCCAGCGAGGGGAGTGAAATAGAACCTGAAACCGTGTGCCTACAAACAGTGGTAGCCCTATGTCGGCGGCTTGCCGTCGACAGGGTGACCGCGTGCCTTTTGCATAATGAGTCAGCGAGTTACCTTACGTGGCAAGGTTAAGCCGGAAGGTGGAGCCGTAGCGAAAGCGAGTCCGAAACGGGCGACATAGTCACGTGGGGTAGACCCGAAACCAGGTGATCTACCCATGGCCAGGATGAAGCAGGTGTAAAAACCTGTGGAGGTCCGAACCGGTGTTGGTTGAAAACAGCTCGGATGAGCTGTGGGTA includes:
- the rny gene encoding ribonuclease Y; amino-acid sequence: MSMVLIVVLAALAVGLGVYVAFLLSGKKSTLDKARGEARAEAEKAEEILQSSRKEATNILKEAALQAKDHLLQVKIDFEKETRDRKNDLSQLEKRLLQKEDQFDRKNEQVEARATEYTKREREIGEQARKAEAVQADLDARLAATRVELERVAGLSAEQAKAEIVELVAEDARMEAGKKLRVMDEEFKEEATQKARKMISLAVQRYAADYVAEHVVSAVPLPSEEMKGRIIGREGRNIRAFEAATGIDVIIDDTPEAVILSGFNPVRREIARISLTRLLQDGRIHPARIEETVEKVAKEMEETIREAGEQALFDLGIHGVHAELVKLIGRLKYRTSYGQNIYTHSLEVAFLCGMIASELGLNAKIAKRAGLLHDIGKAVDHEVEGPHALIGADLARKYGESAKIVHAIGAHHEDESPKDILPILVQAADALSGARPGARREMLANYLKRLEDLEAIAKSFAGVEKSYAIQAGREIRIIVDYQKIGDDAATLLARDIAKKIETDLSYPGQIRVTVIRETRAIEYAR
- a CDS encoding TIGR00282 family metallophosphoesterase, coding for MWILFFGDVVGKPGRKAVAEFLSRLRGVRDVDLVIANGENAASGMGLTDSVVRELFEAGVDVLTGGNHVWDKKEGIPLVRAGERILRPANYPPGVDGRGWGVFLGRSGTPYAVVSLIGRVFMGSYDCPFRWADAALPGIRREATCVVVDFHAEATSEKRALALYLDGRVSAIAGTHTHVQTSDAAVLPGGTGYITDAGMCGPAGSIIGMDPKTVLRRFLLQVPVRFDVASGEPEASGVFFDLDPETGRCVAVQAFRISESQMRSKEEWKTFSNP
- the tyrS gene encoding tyrosine--tRNA ligase; the encoded protein is MENILQSLRRGTVEVISGEELSRKVSASAREKRPLRVKAGFDPTAPDLHLGHTVLIQKLKHFQDAGHQVIFLIGDFTGMIGDPSGKSETRKALTREDVERNAVSYKEQIFKILDPDRTEVRFNSEWLSTLRIEEMVRVAAQMTVARMLERDDFRKRYEERRPISIHEFLYPLFQGYDSVALRADVEFGGTDQKFNLLVGRDLQRAYGQEPQVVMTTPLLVGLDGVNKMSKSLGNYVGITEPPETIFGKMMSISDELMVMYYELLSDIGVAELALLTAGLSDGSRHPMDAKIALAREIVARFHGAAAAKEAEDGFRGRFSRKEFPDDARRVELVAEGGASDLATVVSRASGSFTSKSAARRLIAQGGVEVNGERATDPAVLLPSPAEVRLKIGKKEFVIVALR